From Pseudonocardia autotrophica, one genomic window encodes:
- a CDS encoding AMP-binding protein produces the protein MRAIGVDGSPESVDRLAAALRAALDGTGPAVFPVRVAPGAEPALPGPVARAAADGTLPDGLAVVVATSGSTGEPKHVALTAAALRASASATEARLGGAGRWLLALPAEHVAGVQVVLRALLSGSEPVVQDLRDGFRPEGLARATARIGLGARRYTSLVPTQLARVLDHGSAPLFALAGYDAVLIGGAALDPGLRARATDAGIRVVTTYGMSETCGGCVYDGVALDGVTVTIEPGSGRVVLGGPVVAAGYLGAPDATAEAFGPAGFRTTDLGSIGPDGALAVLGRADDVVNTGGEKVAPAAVERALLGVPGVRAACVVGLPDDEWGQVVGALVVLEGFPHAGQGEGPDGGLVDGPDGGLTDGPDDAALRDAVRAACGRAAVPRVLRRAAALPERGIGKPDRAAVAALLRTR, from the coding sequence GCGATCGGGGTGGACGGTTCCCCGGAGTCGGTGGACCGGCTGGCCGCCGCGCTGCGGGCCGCCCTCGACGGCACCGGCCCCGCGGTGTTCCCGGTCCGGGTCGCACCGGGTGCGGAGCCGGCGCTGCCCGGGCCGGTGGCCCGCGCCGCGGCGGACGGCACGTTGCCGGACGGGCTCGCCGTCGTCGTCGCCACCTCGGGTTCGACCGGGGAGCCCAAGCACGTCGCGCTGACCGCCGCCGCGCTGCGCGCCTCCGCGTCCGCGACCGAGGCCCGGCTCGGCGGAGCAGGTCGCTGGCTGCTCGCGCTGCCCGCCGAGCACGTCGCCGGGGTGCAGGTGGTGCTGCGGGCACTGCTGTCCGGCTCGGAGCCCGTCGTGCAGGACCTCCGGGACGGCTTCCGCCCCGAGGGCCTCGCCCGTGCGACCGCCCGGATCGGGCTCGGTGCGCGCCGCTACACCAGCCTCGTCCCCACCCAGCTCGCCCGGGTGCTCGATCACGGCTCGGCGCCGCTGTTCGCGCTGGCCGGATACGACGCGGTGCTCATCGGCGGTGCGGCGCTCGATCCCGGGCTGCGCGCCAGGGCCACCGACGCCGGGATCCGGGTCGTGACCACCTACGGGATGAGCGAGACCTGCGGCGGCTGCGTCTACGACGGTGTCGCGCTCGACGGGGTCACCGTCACGATCGAGCCCGGCTCCGGACGAGTGGTGCTCGGCGGCCCGGTCGTCGCCGCCGGATATCTCGGGGCGCCGGACGCCACCGCGGAGGCGTTCGGCCCCGCCGGCTTCCGCACCACCGATCTCGGCTCGATCGGCCCGGACGGCGCGCTGGCCGTGCTGGGCCGGGCCGACGACGTCGTGAACACCGGCGGGGAGAAGGTCGCACCGGCCGCCGTCGAGCGGGCCCTGCTCGGTGTGCCCGGGGTCCGCGCGGCCTGCGTGGTCGGTCTCCCGGACGACGAGTGGGGGCAGGTCGTCGGCGCCCTGGTCGTGCTGGAGGGCTTCCCGCACGCCGGCCAGGGCGAGGGGCCCGACGGCGGTCTCGTCGATGGCCCGGACGGCGGTCTCACTGATGGCCCGGATGATGCGGCGCTGCGCGACGCCGTCCGTGCGGCCTGCGGCCGGGCCGCCGTACCACGGGTGCTGCGCCGGGCGGCGGCGCTGCCCGAGCGGGGCATCGGCAAGCCGGACCGGGCCGCGGTCGCCGCGCTCCTGCGCACCCGGTGA